The sequence GTCATTTCAAGAACGTCTGAAATGTCCTTGTCCTTGTATTTCACATCTAAAATTTCTTGCTTGAATCGCTTCCCATGACAGCTCTCACATTTGAGTTTGATGTCTGCCATAAATTGCATTTCTACAACCGTTTCCCCTTCGCCTTGGCACACTTCGCAACGGCCACCGTCCACGTTAAACGAAAAATGAGCAGGTTTATAACCACGCGTTACGGACAATGCTTGCTCTGCAAAAAGGCTACGAATCGCGTCATAAGCCTTGATGTAAGTTACTGGATTTGAGCGAGAAGATTTGCCTATTGGATTTTGGTCAATAAATTCTACTTGCGTAATCATGTCCAGATTTCCCGCCAAGCGGTCAAAAGCCCCCGTTTCGTCGGCTGCATTTCCGTGCATTTTGGCCAAAGCTGGGTATAAGATTTTTTTGATAAGTGTTGATTTGCCCGAGCCACTCACACCCGTAATAACACTAAACACTCTAAGCGGAATTTTAACCGAAATATTTTTCAAGTTATTTTCCCTTGCTCCAATGATTTCGATGTTATCAAACCAACGCCTTCTTTGGGTCGGCACAGGAATTTGCTCTATGCCATTCAGGTATTTATAAGTATAAGATTGTGTCGCGGTATCAGTATTTAATTCCCTAAAATCTCCCTGAAAAACCAACGTTCCGCCACCGCTACCCGCCTCTGGCCCGATGTCAATGATTTGGTCGGCGGCCTGCATTACCTCTTCCTCATGCTCCACCACAATGACGGTATTGCCCAAATCGCGCAAAGATTTAAGCACGCCAATGAGTCGTTGCGTGTCGCGTGGATGCAAACCGATGCTTGGCTCATCGAGAATATACATCGAACCCACCAACGCACTGCCCAACGAGGTTGCTAACTTAATACGCTGAAATTCACCGCCTGAAAGCGTATTAGTAAGTCGATTTAGGGTCAAATAACCTAAGCCAACCTCTTCCATGTAACGTAATCGGCTACGGATTTCGGCCAAAATTTGGCGAGCTACTTGCGCCTCATAATCCGAGAGTTCGAGCGTTTCGAAAAACGTACGTGTTTCTTTGATAGGCAACAACACCAAATCCGTAATGGATTTGCCGCCAATTTTAACATAAGCCGCATCTTTACGCAAGCGTGAGCCTTTGCAGTCAGGACAACTTGTTTTGCCTTTATAACGCGAAAGCATCACACGATACTGAATTTTGATAGTCTGCGACTCCAAGTGCTCAAAAAAGCTATTCAAACCGCCAAAATATTTATTTCCTGTCCATAACACTTCTTTTTCGGCCTCCGTGAGGTCTTCGTAAGCCCTATGAATCGGGAAATCAAAGCGGATTCCGTTGCGCAAAAGTGGCTTAAGCCACTCTTCGCGCATTCCTTCGCCACGCCAAGGTGCAATTGCGCCATCAAAAACCGACAATGTTTTGTCTGGAATAATCAAATCGGGGTCTAAACCCAATACCCTGCCGAAGCCTTCGCACGTTTTGCAAGCCCCGAACGGATTGTTAAAGCTAAAAAGATTAACACTCGGCTCTTCGAAAGCGATGCCGTCCAACTCAAATTTATCGGAAAATGTATAGGCTTTATCGCCAACTACGTCCACCACACACGAGCC is a genomic window of Flexibacter flexilis DSM 6793 containing:
- the uvrA gene encoding excinuclease ABC subunit UvrA — translated: MTTASQNAALLDTLSPKDFIIIKGAKVNNLKNLSVAIPRYKLVVVTGLSGSGKSSLAFDTLFAEGQRMYVESLSSYARQFLGRMEKPEVEYIKGVSPAIAIEQKVNTRNPRSTVGTTTEIYDYFKLLFARIGKTYSPVSGQIVRRDSVGDVVNFIQNLTENTRLLILAPLVIHEGRSMADELKILLQKGFTRIVVKGETLFIEELTPETLPSDSEKVYILIDRTAVKHNDDDNIFRLSDSVQTAFYEGSGSCVVDVVGDKAYTFSDKFELDGIAFEEPSVNLFSFNNPFGACKTCEGFGRVLGLDPDLIIPDKTLSVFDGAIAPWRGEGMREEWLKPLLRNGIRFDFPIHRAYEDLTEAEKEVLWTGNKYFGGLNSFFEHLESQTIKIQYRVMLSRYKGKTSCPDCKGSRLRKDAAYVKIGGKSITDLVLLPIKETRTFFETLELSDYEAQVARQILAEIRSRLRYMEEVGLGYLTLNRLTNTLSGGEFQRIKLATSLGSALVGSMYILDEPSIGLHPRDTQRLIGVLKSLRDLGNTVIVVEHEEEVMQAADQIIDIGPEAGSGGGTLVFQGDFRELNTDTATQSYTYKYLNGIEQIPVPTQRRRWFDNIEIIGARENNLKNISVKIPLRVFSVITGVSGSGKSTLIKKILYPALAKMHGNAADETGAFDRLAGNLDMITQVEFIDQNPIGKSSRSNPVTYIKAYDAIRSLFAEQALSVTRGYKPAHFSFNVDGGRCEVCQGEGETVVEMQFMADIKLKCESCHGKRFKQEILDVKYKDKDISDVLEMTIEDSLAFFADKPRLTEKLKPLQEVGLGYVRLGQSSSTLSGGEAQRVKLASFLGKNAEHNNGILFIFDEPTTGLHFHDISKLLKAMNALVENGNSVLVIEHNTEVIKCADWIIDLGPDGGDKGGQLCFEGTPEQMAAVADTNITAQFLKEKLI